A single genomic interval of Spirosoma linguale DSM 74 harbors:
- a CDS encoding histidine kinase (PFAM: ATP-binding region ATPase domain protein; response regulator receiver; Two component regulator three Y domain protein; Two component regulator propeller; helix- turn-helix- domain containing protein AraC type; histidine kinase A domain protein~SMART: ATP-binding region ATPase domain protein; response regulator receiver; Helix-turn-helix, AraC domain; histidine kinase A domain protein~KEGG: sde:Sde_0667 response regulator receiver domain-containing protein), translated as MNGTKFYALLSLAILYVSLSTKTFSQSDAQHFSHLSVDEGLSQSSVYAITQDAKGFMWFGTRNGLNRYDSHQVVVYEHKSGDANSLAANTINSLLHDRKGQLWVGTTKGIAVYRPKENNFLRLSPVITKTGKPADSSINVLAEDHQKRIWVGTPRGLFRLHATNLRRADRLVDLTYQQQDLSHQTIRTLYEARDHTMWVGTSAGLARLQRTPAGRFKLTNFYLNPADSIFHNTSNGINAIVEDKRGRLWLGTERNGIALFDPQQGRVITWHPAPGLDLSTQTIRTILPDGKGNYWVGTMTGLHIIAQDGSRFSTLINHPNDVTSLSDNSVRSLFRDRDGSVWVGTYYGGVGMYSPLARQFSAYRPLDRQGGLPFKIAGPMLPANSPAQRWIGTEDKGLFLINADKSIARHYTHNPKQHQSLTNDKIKCLLAEGKSGLWVGTLKGLNYIDLQQNTVTQYLHEPNNPHSLPDDHIYDVKRDAEGTLWVATYFGGLCRFDEKTRSFIPLTHQTSQASSLSSSNITCLLPDNKQQLWVGTLGGLNRKITGRDAFVRYTHHPGNSRSLSNNHIICLFEDRKHRLWIGTRDGGLNLLLPDQQSFRHFTTAQGLLSNSIFGILEDSRGMLWLSTDKGIVQFDPERSTFIAYNKYDGLICKEFTPNSTFRDAQGLLYFGGYNGIVVFSPERIRRNTTPPRLAFTGLHLFNQRQTTPSSGNRADAPVDFSRPLTFTHWQNVFTLDFAAFNYINSPKNRYAYQLVGFDNDWNYVKDPQATYMNLPAGDYVLRVKGTNNDDVWNAKPLELAITVLPPFWKTAWAYCLYILVFLGMLRLWSRFNRNRLQLAHDLQVEHDEKTRQQALHQTKLNFFTEIAHEIRTPLTLVMAPIEVLANQYTADTLIQKQVSIMRNSTDRLLRLLNQLLDFRKHETSHVQLHLQTVDLVALMRTITDSFLEHARSRRITLRNESTVDVLPACVDVGEVEKVIYNLLQNALKFTPTEGTVSVRLQQDVRGSGRAVIFIEDTGRGIPAADLEHIFDQFYQVNHPQTHDTGFGLGLALSKHIVEQHQGQISVESSEATPLQPGFTRFTITLPLSLLPHNGAGDSVSYAPMATPPVTLFAQTEPLPVVAKPTDGSERSIVLLVEDQDDIRTYLKGLFVEKYDVMEAADGAQGWDIATRTLPDLIIADVAMPIMDGFAMTHRLKSDPRTSHIPVIMLTAKGTVDSQLTGLETGADDYVSKPFHPILLQARVSNLLAVREQLKAKYNRLVTLQPQAQTLDHPDEKFLNQLMTVLDRQLSEPDFNVASLVTEIGMSRPVLFRKVKMLTGLSVIDLLRTTRLKKAEMLLKQRKVSVSEVAFAVGFSDPKYFSRVFRAHFGQTPSECSARMDVLVESLNG; from the coding sequence ATGAATGGCACTAAATTTTACGCTCTATTGTCGCTGGCGATATTATATGTTAGCCTGTCTACAAAAACGTTTTCTCAGTCTGACGCACAGCATTTTAGTCACCTCAGCGTCGACGAGGGATTGTCCCAAAGTAGTGTATACGCCATTACGCAGGATGCCAAAGGGTTTATGTGGTTTGGTACCCGCAATGGACTGAACCGCTACGATTCCCACCAGGTCGTTGTGTACGAACACAAATCCGGTGATGCCAACAGCCTGGCCGCAAATACGATAAACAGCTTGTTGCACGACCGGAAAGGCCAGCTTTGGGTGGGAACTACCAAAGGTATAGCCGTCTATCGACCTAAAGAGAACAATTTTTTGCGGTTGTCGCCGGTCATAACCAAAACGGGTAAACCCGCCGACTCCTCCATCAACGTACTGGCCGAAGACCACCAGAAGCGCATCTGGGTAGGTACGCCCCGTGGACTTTTCCGGCTTCACGCTACCAACCTGCGTCGTGCTGACCGGCTAGTCGATCTGACTTACCAGCAGCAGGACCTCAGCCACCAAACCATCAGAACCTTATACGAAGCCCGCGATCACACAATGTGGGTGGGTACATCGGCCGGACTCGCCCGCTTGCAGCGAACCCCGGCGGGGCGTTTCAAACTAACCAATTTTTACCTGAATCCGGCCGATTCCATTTTTCACAATACATCGAATGGCATCAACGCCATCGTTGAAGATAAACGGGGTAGGTTGTGGTTGGGTACCGAGCGTAATGGCATTGCCCTGTTCGACCCGCAGCAGGGGCGGGTCATAACCTGGCATCCCGCTCCCGGTCTCGATTTAAGTACGCAGACGATCCGCACCATTCTACCCGACGGCAAGGGGAACTACTGGGTAGGCACCATGACGGGGCTGCACATTATCGCCCAGGATGGCAGCCGGTTTAGTACCCTGATCAATCACCCTAACGACGTCACGTCGCTGAGCGATAATTCCGTACGTTCGCTGTTTCGGGACCGTGACGGATCGGTTTGGGTGGGCACTTACTATGGTGGCGTTGGCATGTACAGCCCACTTGCCCGACAATTCAGCGCCTATCGGCCACTGGATCGGCAGGGTGGGTTACCCTTTAAAATTGCCGGGCCAATGCTTCCAGCCAACAGCCCCGCCCAGCGGTGGATTGGTACGGAAGATAAAGGGTTGTTTCTGATCAACGCCGATAAAAGTATTGCCCGGCATTATACCCACAACCCGAAGCAGCATCAGTCGCTTACCAATGATAAGATAAAATGCCTGCTGGCCGAGGGCAAGAGCGGGTTGTGGGTCGGAACTTTGAAAGGACTGAATTACATTGACCTTCAGCAGAATACCGTCACCCAGTATCTGCACGAACCCAACAATCCGCATTCCTTGCCCGACGATCACATTTATGATGTGAAGCGGGATGCCGAAGGAACGCTCTGGGTGGCAACCTATTTTGGCGGTCTGTGCCGGTTCGATGAAAAGACGAGATCGTTCATCCCGCTGACTCACCAGACATCTCAGGCATCCTCCCTAAGTTCCAGCAATATCACCTGTCTTCTGCCTGATAACAAACAGCAGCTATGGGTTGGGACACTGGGCGGGCTGAATCGGAAAATAACCGGTCGGGATGCGTTTGTGCGGTATACACATCACCCCGGCAATAGCCGATCCCTGAGCAATAACCACATTATATGCCTGTTCGAAGACCGAAAACACCGGCTCTGGATCGGAACGCGCGACGGTGGATTGAATCTGCTATTGCCCGATCAACAGTCATTCCGGCATTTTACAACCGCACAGGGCTTACTCAGCAATTCCATCTTCGGTATTCTCGAAGACAGCCGGGGCATGCTCTGGCTCAGTACCGATAAAGGCATCGTTCAGTTCGACCCGGAGCGGTCGACGTTTATTGCCTACAATAAATATGACGGCTTGATCTGCAAAGAATTTACGCCGAATTCAACGTTCCGGGATGCGCAGGGCTTGCTGTACTTCGGCGGTTACAATGGTATTGTCGTCTTCAGCCCGGAGCGTATTCGGCGCAACACGACACCCCCCAGGCTGGCGTTTACGGGGTTGCATTTATTTAATCAGCGGCAAACGACACCCTCGTCCGGAAACCGGGCCGATGCACCCGTGGATTTTAGCCGCCCGCTGACCTTTACGCACTGGCAGAATGTGTTTACGCTGGACTTTGCCGCTTTCAACTATATCAATTCGCCTAAAAACCGCTATGCCTATCAACTGGTGGGCTTCGACAACGACTGGAACTACGTGAAAGACCCGCAGGCAACCTACATGAATCTGCCCGCAGGCGACTATGTGCTGCGGGTAAAAGGGACGAACAACGACGATGTCTGGAATGCCAAACCGCTGGAACTGGCCATCACGGTCTTGCCGCCCTTCTGGAAAACTGCCTGGGCGTATTGCCTGTACATACTCGTCTTTCTGGGGATGCTGCGCTTATGGTCGAGATTTAACCGGAACCGGCTGCAACTGGCGCACGACCTGCAGGTGGAACACGACGAGAAAACCCGCCAGCAGGCCCTTCACCAGACCAAGTTGAATTTCTTTACGGAAATAGCCCACGAAATCCGCACACCGTTGACCCTCGTGATGGCCCCCATCGAAGTGCTGGCCAACCAGTATACGGCCGATACATTGATTCAGAAGCAGGTATCCATTATGCGGAACAGCACCGACCGATTGCTTCGCTTGCTCAACCAGCTCCTCGATTTCAGAAAGCACGAAACCAGTCATGTGCAGCTACACCTGCAAACGGTTGATCTGGTTGCTTTAATGCGAACCATTACCGACTCGTTTCTGGAACACGCCCGGTCTCGCCGGATTACCCTGCGCAACGAATCGACCGTCGATGTGCTGCCCGCCTGTGTTGACGTGGGCGAGGTTGAAAAGGTCATTTATAATCTGTTGCAGAACGCCCTGAAGTTCACCCCAACAGAAGGTACCGTATCGGTACGGCTGCAACAGGATGTTCGTGGTTCCGGTCGGGCCGTTATTTTTATCGAAGATACGGGGCGTGGTATTCCGGCCGCTGATTTGGAGCATATCTTTGACCAGTTCTATCAGGTTAACCATCCGCAAACCCACGATACCGGGTTTGGGCTGGGCCTGGCCCTCAGTAAGCACATCGTTGAACAGCATCAGGGACAGATTAGCGTTGAGAGCAGCGAGGCAACCCCCCTGCAGCCTGGCTTTACGCGCTTTACGATCACCTTGCCCTTGTCGCTCCTGCCCCATAATGGAGCTGGAGATTCCGTATCCTATGCGCCAATGGCCACCCCGCCCGTGACTCTATTTGCACAGACGGAGCCCCTGCCGGTGGTAGCTAAACCAACTGACGGCAGCGAAAGGTCAATTGTTTTACTCGTTGAGGATCAGGATGATATACGAACGTATTTGAAGGGCCTGTTTGTGGAGAAGTACGACGTTATGGAGGCCGCCGACGGGGCGCAGGGCTGGGACATTGCCACGCGAACCCTTCCTGATCTCATCATTGCCGATGTAGCCATGCCCATAATGGATGGTTTCGCCATGACGCACCGGCTTAAGTCGGACCCGCGTACCAGCCATATTCCGGTCATTATGCTAACGGCCAAAGGAACGGTCGATAGCCAGTTGACGGGCCTGGAAACCGGCGCCGACGATTACGTGAGTAAACCGTTCCATCCGATTCTGCTTCAGGCGCGGGTGAGCAATCTGCTGGCTGTTCGGGAGCAGCTGAAGGCGAAATATAATCGGCTCGTGACCTTACAACCGCAGGCCCAGACGCTGGACCATCCGGACGAGAAATTCCTCAATCAGCTCATGACCGTACTCGACCGCCAACTGAGCGAGCCCGACTTTAACGTAGCCAGTCTGGTTACTGAAATCGGCATGAGCCGACCCGTTCTGTTTCGGAAGGTGAAAATGCTGACGGGCTTATCGGTCATTGATCTGCTCCGGACAACACGACTCAAGAAAGCCGAAATGTTGCTGAAGCAGCGGAAAGTCAGCGTATCGGAAGTCGCCTTCGCCGTGGGATTCAGCGATCCCAAATACTTCAGTCGGGTGTTTCGCGCCCATTTTGGCCAGACGCCCTCCGAATGCAGCGCACGGATGGATGTGTTGGTGGAGTCGTTAAATGGTTAA
- a CDS encoding glycosyl hydrolase family 88 (PFAM: glycosyl hydrolase family 88~KEGG: rle:pRL120662 putative unsaturated glucuronyl hydrolase) codes for MTPNRLTLRYLLPFLLLTGFIPEQTIRARFDEAEQQLRFMLQEMTERVPQPAAGKPARVSPRTIAADGSLQAVPARDWTSGFFPGELWYLYEYTGKEEWANEARTYTARLEREKTNGGTHDMGFKLYSSYGNGYRLTHDPAYRAVLIEAAKTLSTRFKPKAGIIRSWDHHQEVWQCPVIIDNMMNLELLFAATRLTGDSTFYHIAVTHARTTLKNHYRPDHSSYHVVDYDTLTGKVLKKNTHQGFSDESAWARGQAWGLYGYTVCYRETKDPAFLRQAEAIAQFMLNHPHMPADLVPYYDFDAPGIPKEPRDASAAAIMASALFELSTYVPNAPYRKKADQVMTSLAKSYASPKGQNHGFLLLHSTGAKTFERDVPLIYADYYYLEALLRAKKINGR; via the coding sequence ATGACCCCTAACCGACTAACCCTACGCTATTTACTTCCTTTCCTGCTACTGACCGGTTTTATCCCCGAGCAGACAATTCGGGCCCGGTTTGACGAGGCCGAACAGCAGCTACGTTTTATGCTGCAAGAAATGACAGAACGGGTGCCGCAACCCGCTGCCGGAAAGCCCGCCCGGGTATCACCCCGCACCATCGCGGCCGATGGCTCACTTCAGGCCGTACCCGCCCGCGACTGGACCAGCGGTTTTTTCCCCGGCGAACTCTGGTACCTCTATGAATATACCGGCAAGGAAGAATGGGCAAATGAGGCCCGCACCTACACCGCCCGGCTGGAACGCGAAAAGACCAATGGCGGTACCCACGACATGGGTTTCAAACTCTACAGCAGCTATGGCAACGGGTACCGGCTAACGCATGACCCGGCCTACCGGGCAGTCCTCATCGAAGCGGCTAAAACCCTGTCGACGCGCTTCAAGCCTAAAGCGGGAATTATTCGCTCCTGGGATCACCACCAGGAGGTGTGGCAATGTCCGGTCATTATCGACAACATGATGAACCTGGAACTTCTCTTTGCCGCCACCCGACTCACCGGCGACTCAACCTTCTACCACATTGCCGTTACCCATGCCCGGACGACCCTCAAAAACCATTACCGTCCGGATCATAGCTCATACCACGTTGTCGACTACGATACGCTGACGGGTAAGGTGCTGAAGAAAAATACGCATCAGGGATTTAGTGATGAATCGGCCTGGGCGCGTGGGCAGGCCTGGGGATTGTACGGCTATACCGTTTGCTACCGCGAAACGAAAGACCCCGCTTTTCTGCGTCAGGCCGAAGCCATTGCCCAATTCATGCTGAACCATCCGCATATGCCCGCTGATCTGGTGCCGTACTATGATTTCGATGCGCCGGGGATTCCCAAGGAGCCACGCGATGCATCGGCAGCGGCCATTATGGCGTCGGCGCTTTTCGAGCTAAGTACGTATGTGCCGAATGCCCCGTACCGGAAAAAGGCCGATCAGGTGATGACCAGCCTGGCGAAAAGCTACGCATCGCCAAAGGGTCAGAATCACGGTTTCCTGCTGCTGCACAGTACAGGTGCCAAAACGTTTGAGCGGGATGTGCCGTTGATCTACGCCGATTATTACTACCTGGAAGCCCTACTTAGGGCGAAGAAGATCAATGGTCGTTGA
- a CDS encoding TonB-dependent receptor plug (PFAM: TonB-dependent receptor plug; TonB-dependent receptor~KEGG: mxa:MXAN_4746 TonB-dependent receptor) has product MPNYLLNRLQQSIPYCWLALLLTIGIANGQTTTYSFSGRVLDEKNTGLPGATVVLKNNNKTGTTTDANGKFTISMPTGGGTLVVSAIGYLAKEVAVTSETTIDVPMAPDVKTLNEVVVVGYGTQKKENLTGAVAAITIDDKISSRSLSNVSSALSGLIPGLAVQQSTGQAGRSGAALVIRGLGTVNNSGPLIVVDGIPDVDINRIDMNDVASISVLKDAASASVYGSRAANGVVLITTKNGSQNKKPVISYTGTYGLSEPTNFYNYFDDYARSLTMHLRASGAGASSTTFRYGTVEDWLSKSMIDPIKYPSTNWWDVVLRDKGRIQTHNLSAAGGNERSNFYLSAGIYDELGILINHDYKRYNTRFNLDYKLSDHIKVGIRMDGQWSKQTYANSEGLITYTGTGGYDIRYAVAGILPQNPLTGQYGGAMAYGEDALAYNMLAAMNVNHNLRDRQEANGNLYGEWTPITGLTIRGDYGLRYYNQFTKSYADPSDVFNFQTNQISRNLVSSSAGISNAINSGYKTLLQGRVTYNKTLFGNHQLSLLGAYTEEYWFNRNLSASRLERINPLLSEIDAALTTTQAAGGNSDAEGLRSGIGRLNYVVNDKYLFEVNARYDGSSKFLPGFQYGFFPSASAGWRFSEEPFFKRFSSVVSSGKVRASIGKLGNNSGVGRYEQRDIFNLTNYILNGKITKGFSSAKIINEDFSWEETNVTNLGLDLAFFGGRLTTDIDYYNKLTSGMIRPSSLSTFLTGYNAPRVNIGKLRNTGVEVNVTYRAKVRDANVGATLNMAFNQNKLLEWNEFLSKGYTYLNLPYHFAYSRVATGIAQSWEDIANAPYQGQYFSPGDILYKDLNGDGQVNDEDRKAEPKFNRDQPTGTYGLNLFANWRGFDVSVLWQAATGRKDFWLEPFNNVNIPAARNAFQDFLWNDTWSLDNRLASLPRLVTGSGGNNQAESTFWLDNFGYLRLKNIQLGYNIPTKYISRLGLSKVRIYGTSENLLTFTKYRGVDPEKSTSVSGADNNDDPFPLLKSYSFGLNLSF; this is encoded by the coding sequence ATGCCAAACTATTTACTCAATAGGCTTCAACAGTCGATACCCTACTGTTGGTTAGCTCTGCTGTTGACGATCGGCATTGCCAACGGGCAGACAACCACTTACTCGTTTAGCGGGCGGGTACTGGATGAGAAAAATACGGGCCTCCCCGGCGCTACGGTCGTCCTGAAAAACAATAACAAGACGGGCACTACCACCGACGCCAACGGTAAGTTCACGATCAGCATGCCCACGGGCGGTGGCACACTGGTGGTATCGGCCATTGGTTACCTGGCCAAAGAAGTTGCCGTTACGAGCGAAACCACCATCGACGTACCGATGGCTCCCGACGTAAAGACGCTCAACGAAGTGGTGGTAGTTGGTTACGGAACTCAAAAGAAGGAAAACCTGACAGGGGCCGTGGCGGCCATTACCATCGATGATAAAATATCGAGCAGGTCGCTGTCAAACGTCTCCTCGGCGCTGTCGGGCCTGATTCCGGGTCTGGCCGTTCAGCAGTCGACGGGGCAGGCGGGGCGCAGCGGGGCCGCGCTAGTGATCCGGGGGCTGGGAACGGTCAATAACTCGGGGCCGCTGATTGTCGTAGATGGTATTCCCGATGTCGACATCAACCGGATCGACATGAACGACGTTGCCAGTATCTCCGTCCTGAAAGATGCGGCCTCGGCTTCCGTTTACGGGTCAAGGGCAGCTAACGGCGTTGTGTTGATCACCACCAAAAACGGCTCGCAGAACAAGAAACCGGTCATCAGTTACACGGGCACGTACGGCCTTTCAGAACCGACCAATTTCTATAACTACTTCGATGACTACGCCCGTTCGCTTACCATGCACCTGCGGGCCTCGGGGGCGGGGGCATCGTCGACCACCTTCCGGTATGGCACCGTGGAGGACTGGCTGTCGAAGAGCATGATCGACCCGATCAAATACCCCAGCACCAACTGGTGGGATGTGGTGCTGCGCGATAAGGGCCGGATTCAGACACATAACCTGTCGGCAGCGGGTGGCAATGAGCGTTCCAATTTTTACCTGTCGGCGGGGATATATGATGAGTTGGGTATCCTGATCAATCACGATTACAAGCGATACAACACCCGATTTAACCTGGACTACAAACTGAGCGACCATATTAAAGTCGGCATTCGGATGGATGGACAATGGTCGAAGCAGACCTACGCCAACTCCGAAGGGCTGATTACCTATACCGGAACCGGGGGCTACGACATTCGCTATGCCGTGGCCGGTATTCTGCCGCAAAACCCGCTTACTGGTCAGTATGGGGGTGCAATGGCCTATGGCGAAGATGCCCTGGCGTATAATATGCTGGCGGCCATGAACGTCAACCATAACCTACGCGACCGCCAGGAAGCCAACGGTAATTTATACGGCGAGTGGACGCCCATCACGGGCTTGACCATCCGCGGTGATTATGGCCTGCGGTATTACAATCAATTTACAAAAAGCTACGCCGACCCCTCGGATGTCTTTAACTTCCAGACGAACCAGATTTCACGCAATCTCGTATCCAGCAGCGCTGGTATTAGCAACGCCATCAATTCGGGCTATAAAACGCTGCTTCAGGGCCGGGTAACGTACAACAAAACGCTCTTCGGCAACCATCAGCTGAGTCTGTTGGGGGCTTATACGGAAGAATACTGGTTCAACCGAAACCTGTCGGCCAGTCGCCTGGAGCGCATCAACCCGCTCCTGAGTGAAATCGACGCGGCTCTTACCACGACGCAGGCTGCCGGGGGTAACTCCGACGCCGAAGGGTTGCGGTCGGGCATCGGTCGACTCAATTACGTCGTCAACGATAAATACCTGTTTGAAGTGAACGCCCGCTACGATGGGTCCAGCAAGTTTCTGCCGGGATTTCAGTACGGCTTTTTTCCGTCGGCATCGGCAGGCTGGCGTTTCTCGGAAGAGCCTTTCTTCAAGCGGTTCAGTTCCGTGGTATCGTCGGGTAAAGTCCGGGCTTCCATTGGTAAGCTGGGCAACAACTCGGGCGTGGGGCGGTACGAACAGCGCGATATTTTCAACCTGACCAATTATATCCTGAACGGGAAAATCACCAAAGGCTTTAGTTCGGCCAAAATTATCAACGAGGATTTCTCCTGGGAAGAAACCAACGTAACCAACCTTGGGCTGGACCTGGCTTTCTTCGGCGGTCGCCTGACAACCGATATTGATTACTACAACAAGCTGACTTCCGGGATGATCCGCCCGTCGTCGCTGTCGACTTTCCTGACCGGCTACAACGCCCCGCGTGTGAACATCGGCAAGCTCCGGAATACGGGTGTAGAAGTCAATGTCACCTACCGGGCCAAGGTTCGTGATGCTAACGTTGGAGCAACGCTCAACATGGCCTTTAACCAAAATAAACTGCTGGAGTGGAATGAGTTTCTGAGCAAAGGGTACACCTACCTGAACCTGCCTTATCACTTCGCTTACAGCCGCGTGGCCACGGGCATTGCCCAGAGCTGGGAGGATATTGCCAACGCACCCTATCAGGGACAGTACTTTTCGCCGGGCGATATTCTGTATAAAGACCTCAATGGCGACGGTCAGGTGAACGACGAAGACCGTAAAGCCGAACCCAAATTTAACCGGGATCAGCCTACGGGTACCTACGGCCTCAATCTGTTTGCCAACTGGCGGGGTTTCGATGTCAGCGTACTCTGGCAGGCTGCCACCGGCCGGAAAGATTTCTGGCTGGAGCCGTTCAACAACGTCAACATTCCGGCCGCACGCAACGCCTTTCAGGACTTTTTATGGAACGATACCTGGAGCCTCGACAACCGGCTGGCGTCGCTGCCCCGGCTTGTTACGGGTTCGGGTGGTAACAACCAGGCCGAATCGACCTTCTGGCTCGACAACTTTGGTTACCTGCGGCTTAAGAATATTCAGTTGGGCTACAACATTCCCACCAAATATATCAGCCGGTTGGGATTGAGTAAGGTCCGTATCTACGGAACATCCGAAAACCTGCTGACCTTCACAAAATACCGCGGTGTCGACCCGGAAAAGAGCACGAGTGTGTCGGGAGCCGATAATAATGACGACCCGTTTCCGCTGCTCAAATCCTATTCGTTCGGTCTTAACCTCAGCTTTTAA
- a CDS encoding RagB/SusD domain protein (PFAM: RagB/SusD domain protein) has product MYTPFAMNRLYNVCVLLGLMLVSVACTENLLDQIPTTQLSAELFWKTTADATAAVNGVYEANRTTFDRDYYFDGAGEFVNTRGTSNNQGTFNPSGLGSNGNFGFLWGDCYRAINRANYVLGNIGTLRSTLNQPADLALMDRLVAETRFLRAINYFRLIDLWGDVPYFTRKLDGNAEAYGLSRTPRAVVKDSILADLSFAATILPEVYAGDNLGRASRLAALAFSGKVNLFWASWMKNEGNSAEAQKHFAAAAADFKKIVDKNIPLFRNGEPGPSDNPNYWHLFQYFNEYDPEIIFSVQFGGPLLSQGEELSRDFGNRNTGFGQCWVAPTFRLANRYQLVSTGDFAPPLVLSRTTTLLNSATNPKSYEGRDYRMRATMVWDGQKMVQLSTDGLTVLPDSLPFRFGNRDGVTALNYDGQTSGYMFRKWVRQTGGIGRSDGPQDIYLMRLPDVWLMYAEAVNEVNGGPTPELFTLLNRIRRRGNLPALNTAKFSTQAEFFKAIEQERIIELVGEGQRFFDIRRWKKAEEIWPAPSGQVLFDTQGTRVRDEFVNADLRAYQRYYIFQIPPAEIEVNAKITQNAPWL; this is encoded by the coding sequence ATGTATACCCCCTTTGCCATGAATCGACTTTATAACGTATGTGTGCTGCTGGGGCTGATGCTGGTGTCAGTGGCTTGTACCGAGAATTTACTCGACCAGATCCCCACGACGCAACTGTCGGCAGAACTGTTCTGGAAGACAACGGCCGATGCCACGGCGGCTGTTAACGGCGTCTATGAAGCCAACCGGACTACCTTCGACCGGGATTACTATTTCGACGGGGCCGGTGAATTTGTCAATACCCGTGGGACCAGCAACAACCAGGGCACATTTAACCCCAGTGGTCTGGGCTCCAACGGTAATTTTGGATTTCTGTGGGGCGATTGTTACCGGGCTATCAACCGCGCCAACTATGTGCTGGGCAATATTGGTACCCTGCGATCGACGCTCAACCAGCCCGCCGATCTGGCCCTGATGGATCGGCTGGTGGCCGAAACCCGCTTTCTGCGTGCCATCAACTACTTCCGACTGATCGACCTGTGGGGCGATGTGCCTTACTTTACCAGAAAACTGGACGGTAATGCCGAAGCGTATGGCCTTTCCCGAACGCCCCGCGCCGTTGTTAAGGATTCTATCCTGGCCGACCTGAGTTTTGCGGCAACGATTCTACCCGAAGTTTATGCGGGCGACAATCTGGGTCGGGCCTCCCGGCTGGCGGCTCTGGCTTTCAGCGGTAAAGTGAACCTGTTCTGGGCCAGCTGGATGAAAAACGAAGGTAACAGCGCCGAAGCACAGAAGCATTTTGCGGCAGCAGCGGCTGACTTCAAAAAGATTGTCGACAAAAATATTCCGCTGTTTCGTAATGGTGAGCCGGGGCCGTCCGATAATCCCAACTACTGGCATCTGTTTCAGTACTTCAACGAGTATGACCCCGAAATCATTTTTTCCGTACAGTTTGGCGGGCCGCTGCTGAGCCAGGGCGAGGAACTGTCGCGCGATTTCGGTAACCGAAATACCGGTTTCGGTCAGTGCTGGGTTGCGCCCACGTTCCGCTTAGCCAACCGGTATCAACTGGTGAGCACCGGCGATTTCGCGCCCCCACTCGTACTGAGCCGCACCACGACGCTGCTCAACAGCGCCACCAACCCAAAATCGTACGAAGGACGCGACTACCGGATGCGGGCCACAATGGTGTGGGACGGCCAGAAAATGGTGCAGCTGTCGACCGACGGCTTAACGGTACTGCCCGATAGCCTGCCCTTCCGCTTTGGTAACCGCGACGGGGTAACGGCCCTTAACTATGACGGACAAACGTCCGGCTACATGTTTCGCAAATGGGTGCGACAGACGGGCGGTATCGGCCGGAGCGATGGCCCGCAGGACATCTACCTGATGCGCCTGCCCGATGTGTGGCTCATGTATGCCGAGGCTGTTAACGAAGTCAACGGCGGCCCCACGCCCGAACTCTTCACCCTGCTGAACCGCATTCGTCGCAGGGGTAACCTGCCTGCCCTCAACACGGCGAAGTTTTCGACCCAGGCCGAATTTTTCAAAGCCATCGAGCAGGAGCGGATCATTGAACTGGTGGGCGAAGGGCAGCGCTTCTTCGACATTCGTCGCTGGAAAAAGGCCGAAGAAATCTGGCCCGCTCCATCCGGGCAGGTGCTCTTCGACACCCAGGGCACCCGCGTCCGCGATGAGTTTGTCAATGCCGATCTGCGCGCCTACCAGCGGTATTATATTTTTCAGATTCCGCCCGCCGAGATCGAAGTAAATGCCAAAATAACCCAAAACGCACCCTGGTTATAA